Proteins co-encoded in one Juglans regia cultivar Chandler chromosome 16, Walnut 2.0, whole genome shotgun sequence genomic window:
- the LOC118344780 gene encoding chlorophyll a-b binding protein, chloroplastic-like yields the protein MGSIALVQHAHLLTFILTTTLFIIELILISWAEGRDWADSIKTGYANTKIFTDNKFTGIDVGYPGGLRFDPLGWGTGTSPEKIKVLRTKEIKNRWLAMLDVNLVTPLFLLLSPTQVRKIAVYDCKRETDNYE from the exons ATGGGATCCATTGCATTAGTGCAG CATGCCCATTTACTTACCTTTATACTCACAACCACTCTCTTCATCATCGAGCTGATCTTGATCAGCTGGGCCGAGGGAAGAGACTGGGCAGACAGCATCAAGACAGGGTATGCAAACACAAAGATCTTCACAGACAACAAGTTCACAGGGATAGATGTTGGCTATCCTGGAGGACTTCGGTTCGACCCACTTGGGTGGGGAACCGGTACTTCTCCTGAGAAGATCAAGGTGTTGAGGACAAAAGAAATCAAGAATAGGTGGTTGGCAATGTTGGATGTGAACCTGGTCACCCCACTTTTTTTGCT GCTTTCACCCACTCAAGTGAGGAAGATTGCTGTATATGACTGCAAACGTGAGACGGACAATTACGAGTAA